In the genome of Terribacillus sp. FSL K6-0262, one region contains:
- the tnpA gene encoding IS200/IS605 family transposase, with protein sequence MKDMNSLAHTTWNCKYHVVFAPKYRRQVIYGKYKKSIGQIIRDLCERKGVIIHEANACPDHIHMLISIPPKLSVSQFMGYLKGKSSLMIFDRHANLKYRYGNRKFWCRGFYVDTVGRNKKQIQEYIRNQLKEDYMGDQLTLFEEYDPFTGEKNRKK encoded by the coding sequence ATGAAGGACATGAACAGTTTAGCACATACAACATGGAATTGTAAGTATCACGTAGTATTTGCGCCAAAGTACAGAAGGCAGGTTATTTACGGAAAATACAAAAAGAGTATCGGACAAATTATTAGGGATTTATGTGAACGGAAAGGTGTGATTATCCATGAAGCAAATGCTTGTCCGGATCACATTCATATGTTGATAAGTATCCCGCCGAAATTAAGTGTGTCACAATTTATGGGATACTTAAAAGGGAAAAGTAGTTTAATGATATTCGATCGTCATGCCAATTTAAAATATAGATATGGAAATCGAAAATTTTGGTGTCGAGGATTCTATGTTGATACAGTCGGGAGAAATAAGAAACAAATACAAGAATATATTAGGAATCAGCTAAAAGAGGACTATATGGGCGATCAATTGACATTATTCGAAGAGTACGATCCATTTACAGGAGAAAAAAATCGGAAGAAATAA